A region from the Ptychodera flava strain L36383 chromosome 12, AS_Pfla_20210202, whole genome shotgun sequence genome encodes:
- the LOC139144831 gene encoding E3 ubiquitin-protein ligase RNF185-like — translation MRAQGSESSAGASSGASGGASPTTSEEGNEMFECNICLDTARDAVISYCGHLFCWPCLHQWLETRPNRQLCPVCKAGISKDKVIPLYGRGNTKQEDPRQKLPPRPPGQRPEPETHGPFQGFGFGDGGFQMSFGIGAFPFGIFASTFNFNDGRPRAAAPGTPQNEEEQFLSRIFLWVALLFMFWLLIA, via the exons ATGAGAGCACAGGGGTCCGAGTCGAGTGCGGGGGCATCATCGGGAGCGTCAGGAGGTGCCAGTCCTACGACGTCAGAGGAGGGCAATGAAATGTTTGAGTGTAATATTTGTTTGGACACTGCAAGAGATGCCGTCATAAGTTACTGTGGACATTTGTTTTG CTGGCCATGTTTACACCAGTGGTTGGAAACTAGACCAAACAGACAACTTTGTCCAGTGTGCAAAGCAGGAATCAGTAAAGATAAAGTTATCCCTCTGTATGGAAGGGGAAATACAAAACAGGAAGATCCaag GCAAAAATTACCTCCAAGGCCACCTGGTCAAAGACCAGAACCAGAGACACATGGG cCCTTCCAAGGGTTTGGTTTTGGAGATGGTGGTTTTCAGATGTCCTTTGGCATAGGCGCCTTCCCCTTTGGAATATTTGCATCAACTTTCAATTTCAATGATGGCAGGCCTAGAGCAG CCGCGCCAGGAACTCCACAGAATGAGGAAGAACAATTTTTGTCAAGGATTTTCCTCTGGGTTGCCCTGCTGTTCATGTTTTGGTTGCTAATTGCTTGA